A genomic window from Octopus sinensis unplaced genomic scaffold, ASM634580v1 Contig11667, whole genome shotgun sequence includes:
- the LOC118761299 gene encoding uncharacterized protein LOC118761299, with amino-acid sequence MGLSSVQLYLQFRSSRRRVIPNLFTLFYSVNGIFRERKFELYALALSVLVVIIYVIIHYIIPNSTDDLNFIPKANLTSTFSLTLTLSLTPHQYLAVIEHYPPP; translated from the exons ATGGGCCTTTCTAGCGTTCAACTTTATTTGCAATTCCGGAGCTCTCGTCGTCGCGTTATTCCGAATT tATTTACCCTCTTCTATTCAGTCAACGGAATATTCCGTGAACGGAAATTCGAATTATACGCCCTTGCATTATCAGTCCTGGTTGTCATAATCTATGTTATAATACACTACATCATCCCCAACAGCACGGACG ATCTCAACTTTATCCCAAAAGCTAACCTAACTTCAACCttctccctaaccctaaccttatccctaacccca CATCAATATCTTGCCGTAATAGAACATTATCCCCCACCTTAA
- the LOC118761300 gene encoding ubiquitin-conjugating enzyme E2 A-like: MFHPNGTAVESVLVYADGNICLDILNSKWSPTFDVGAILTSIQSLLDDPFIQSPANYQAATLYTQNKREYNKIVSELIESNLTPCEEESENEDEQVDS, from the coding sequence ATGTTTCACCCTAACGGTACAGCTGTTGAGTCAGTTTTAGTTTATGCCGACGGGAACATTTGTTTGGATATTTTAAATTCAAAGTGGAGTCCTACTTTTGACGTGGGGGCTATTTTGACGTCTATTCAGTCTCTCCTGGACGACCCCTTTATTCAAAGTCCAGCCAATTATCAGGCAGCGACTCTTTATACACAGAACAAGAGGGAGTACAACAAAATAGTCTCTGAGCTGATTGAGTCTAACCTCACTCCATGCGAAGAAGAGTCTGAAAACGAGGATGAACAAGTCGACTcctaa
- the LOC115229062 gene encoding LOW QUALITY PROTEIN: radial spoke head protein 4 homolog A-like (The sequence of the model RefSeq protein was modified relative to this genomic sequence to represent the inferred CDS: deleted 2 bases in 1 codon; substituted 1 base at 1 genomic stop codon) produces the protein MSVSKENYTLRQAEKFAKAKSFLQKSSSKNGANLYDHLSAIVTKVLHERIDDAVDLLEDLSRKIKKSKFRPETDSIIDKIDRSSEVALAEVQLPLFKAKNTLFXEDDEVEPDEDSESILNNLMESFYYFEQIGVGFGREESTKICLAMKKLTEEYPLRSATFWGKIFGLEQNYYIAEAEFKEGEEEEEEVLFFYKTRKTPKVPTSSYFVEEKAEDEPPKSQYKPLPKPPAELPRTGVNKKTYFVCNDPGKRWSKLPNVTPEQIQISRKIQKYFSGTLNSPVVSYPEFPGNEAEYLRAQIARITAGTMISPLGFYHFEEEEEEEEETGGILKSNLN, from the exons ATGAGCGTCTCTAAAGAAAACTATACTTTACGTCAAGCTGAGAAATTTGCCAAAGCCAAATCGTTTTTGCAAAAAAGTTCATCAAAAAATGGAGCAAACTT ATACGATCACTTATCTGCAATTGTCACCAAAGTTCTCCACGAAAGAATTGACGATGCCGTTGACCTTCTTGAAGATTTGAGCAGAAAAATCAAGAAAAGCAAATTCCGACCTGAGACCGATTCAATCATTGATAAAATTGATCGATCGAGTGAAGTTGCTCTGGCAGAAGTGCAGTTGCCACTCTTTAAGGCT AAAAATACGTTATTTTAGGAAGATGACGAGGTTGAGCCCGATGAAGATTCCGAATCCATTTTGAACAACCTGATGGAGTCTTTCTACTACTTTGAACAAATCGGAGTTGGCTTTGGGCGGGAAGAATCTACAAAAATTTGTTTAGCCATGAAAAAACTGACGGAAGAATATCCTCTCCGATCGGCAACTTTTTGGGGGAAAATATTTGGTCTGGAACAAAACTATTACATTGCCGAAGCCGAGTTTaaggaaggtgaagaagaagaggaagaagtattATTTTTTTAC AAAACGAGGAAAACTCCGAAGGTGCCCACGTCTAGTTATTTTGTAGAAGAAAAGGCGGAAGATGAGCCTCCAAAGTCTCAATATAAACCTCTACCAAAACCTCCGGCAGAGTTACCCAGGACGGGGGTcaacaaaaaaacatattttgtctGCAATGACC CTGGAAAAAGGTGGTCCAAACTACCGAATGTGACCCCTGAACAAATCCAAATTTCacgcaaaatacaaaaatatttcagtgGAACTCTCAACAGCCCGGTCGTTTCATATCCTGAGTTCCCTGGGAATGAGGCTGAGTATCTCCGAGCCCAAATAGCACGGATCACTGCAGGAACAATGATCTCTCCGCTCGGATTTTACCATtttgaagaggaggaagaggaagaggaagaaactgGAGGTATCTTAAAGTCTAATTTGAATTAA
- the LOC115229063 gene encoding uncharacterized protein LOC115229063, whose protein sequence is MGLLCLLFFPPSYFAPAICTGSSDFTNPIPSPDPFLLNPESVLRLARDYRASYRIPIRIPRSARFSAAKALSALIESVICVQSIPNWNRLFCFAIFALGSPVQGLGSVKSLSSSIKENINKFMEDSFILPPLLGKSHEPTTLKDNRIRLRKRVNSCLMAHDVGSAVRILSSSDSVRSITPDVLKILSAKHPAGDVPAFCARTPEEVSIASSSVQQLLFALKSFRGNSSGGVDGLRPIHLMDLISNTAEAGNRLSQSIAKLCNLFLRGDISEHARLLFFSANLSALGKKDGGIRPIAVGNVFCRLFAKVGCKLVIPSISDELQPIQLGVGVPGGCEASVHAARCFIESARLSERPQLLLKLDVKNAFNSLNRKHLLEVCKARIPSLLPFIFLSYGNPSLLVAGDSFISSSCGVQQGDPLGPLLFALSVDFVARRIASPLNIWYLDDCTIGGPPDILLNDLQSLLPALSSIGLEINSLKSEIVNLNVEDLTFEDLFAQFRGLLPDLRQTSHSELEILGAPIHHQSVSRILDSKRNALASLCDKLVDIDPHPAFFILKNFLLIRGSIMS, encoded by the coding sequence ATGGGTTTGCTCTGCTTGCTCTTCTTTCCCCCGTCATATTTCGCTCCTGCCATCTGTACCGGGTCCTCTGATTTTACTAATCCTATCCCTTCGCCGGACCCCTTCCTGCTTAATCCAGAGTCTGTCTTAAGACTCGCTCGTGATTACCGGGCGTCCTATCGTATTCCTATAAGAATTCCTCGTTCTGCCCGTTTTTCCGCGGCGAAGGCTCTGTCTGCTTTGATCGAGTCAGTCATTTGTGTTCAGTCCATTCCGAATTGGAACCGTTTGTTTTGCTTCGCCATATTTGCCCTGGGCTCCCCAGTTCAAGGCTTGGGCTCGGTAAAATCCCTTTCCTCTTCCATCAAGGAAAATATTAATAAGTTCATGGAGGATTCCTTCATTCTGCCTCCTCTTCTGGGCAAGTCCCATGAACCAACTACTCTTAAAGATAATCGTATTCGTTTACGCAAACGTGTCAATTCCTGCCTTATGGCGCATGATGTCGGCTCTGCGGTCCGTATTCTTTCGTCTTCCGATTCCGTCCGTTCGATAACCCCGGATGTCCTCAAAATTCTCAGCGCCAAGCACCCGGCTGGCGATGTCCCTGCCTTTTGTGCCCGGACCCCTGAGGAGGTCTCGATCGCCTCTTCATCTGTCCAACAACTTTTGTTCGCTTTGAAATCTTTCAGGGGgaacagtagtggtggtgttgacggtCTCCGTCCCATTCACTTAATGGACCTCATCTCCAATACTGCTGAGGCTGGAAACCGTCTTTCTCAATCCATTGCCAAGCTTTGTAACCTATTTCTCCGTGGGGACATATCCGAGCATGCCAGACTGCTCTTCTTCTCTGCGAACCTGTCTGCTTTGGGGAAGAAAGACGGCGGCATCAGACCTATTGCCGTCGGGAACGTTTTTTGTCGCTTGTTTGCAAAGGTCGGATGCAAGCTTGTAATTCCTTCTATTAGCGACGAACTCCAGCCTATTCAGTTGGGTGTGGGGGTACCTGGTGGGTGCGAGGCCTCGGTCCACGCTGCCCGGTGTTTCATTGAATCGGCTCGTCTCTCAGAGCGGCCCCAGTTATTATTAAAATTGGATGTGAAGAACGCTTTCAATTCGCTCAATAGAAAGCATCTTCTTGAGGTTTGCAAGGCCAGAATTCCTTCTCTGCTgcccttcatttttctttcttatggtAACCCGAGCCTCTTGGTTGCTGGCGATTCTTTCATTTCGTCTTCCTGTGGCGTACAGCAAGGCGATCCTTTGGGTCCTTTATTATTTGCCCTCTCGGTGGACTTTGTCGCCCGCAGGATTGCGTCCCCTCTTAATATTTGGTATTTGGACGACTGTACTATTGGTGGTCCGCCCGACATTTTGCTAAACGACTTGCAATCTCTACTCCCGGCGTTGTCATCTATTGGTCTTGAAATCAATTCTCTAAAATCTGAAATCGTTAATCTTAACGTCGAAGACCTCACCTTCGAAGACCTTTTTGCCCAGTTTCGTGGCCTCTTGCCCGATCTGAGGCAGACCTCTCATTCTGAACTTGAAATCCTGGGTGCCCCGATCCACCACCAATCGGTCTCTCGTATTCTCGATTCCAAGAGAAATGCTCTTGCTTCTCTTTGTGATAAACTTGTGGACATCGATCCCCATCCCGCTTTTTTTATCCTCAAAAACTTTCTTTTGATTCGAGGATCAATTATGTCCTAA
- the LOC115229064 gene encoding S phase cyclin A-associated protein in the endoplasmic reticulum-like, with amino-acid sequence MSVSELRLRDMQEERQRRQDEHTEKLAAVTARREEQETQRISKLKTRQERKQQRQSRFQEECRKRKIEYKESQRSKEKGHELRMAVLNAEKEQKLVALREKIEAKVFWLIQA; translated from the exons ATGTCTGTTTCAGAGCTCAGATTGCGTGACATGCAAGAGGAAAGGCAGAGACGACAAGACGAACATACCGAAAAATTGGCAGCTGTCACTGCCCGTCGGGAAGAACAGGAGACCCAGCGAATTTCGAAGCTTAAGACACGACAAGAGCGAAAACAGCAACGGCAATCGCGATTCCAGGAAgaatgcagaaaaagaaaaatcgaaTACAAAGAGTCACAACGCtctaaagaaaa AGGTCATGAACTACGAATGGCTGTTTTAAATGCAGAGAAGGAACAAAAACTGGTGGCTCTTCGTGAGAAAATCGAGGCGAAGGTATTTTGGCTGATTCAAGCTTAG